CGGCGCCGTGCCCCGCGTGTGCCGGCAAGCGGCTGCGCCCCGAGTCCCTCGCGGTGACGGTGCACGGCAGCAACCTCGGCGATGTGGTGCAGCTGAGCGTGGCCGACGCCCTGGCCTTCTTCGAGCGCGTGCCGGTGCGCAGCGCGGGACATCCCGGTCTCGATCCCGGCATTGCGGGTCCCATTCTCAAGGAAGTCCGCGAGCGGTTGCGTTTTCTCGTGGACGTGGGACTCGACTACCTCACGCTCAATCGCAGCGCCGAATCCCTTTCCGGCGGCGAGGCGCAGCGCATTCGCCTGGCCACGCAGATCGGGTCCCGGCTGGTGGGGGTACTGTACATCCTCGACGAGCCGAGCATCGGTCTGCACCAGCGCGACAACGGACGGCTGCTGGGCACACTCAAGCAGCTGCGCGACCTTGGCAACACGGTCATCGTGGTCGAGCACGACGAGGAGACCATTCGCGAGGCCGACTACCTCATCGACCTTGGCCCCGGTGCGGGCAAGCACGGGGGCGAGGTCATTGCCGCCGGCTCGGTGCAGGATGTGCTGGACACGCCGGCGTCGATCACGGGTGCCTATCTGCGTGGAACGCGCCGTATCCAGGTGCCCGTGGCCCGTCGGCCGCGTGATGCCGCGCGCACGCTCACGGTGCACGGCGCACGGGAGAACAATCTCAAGGATGTCACGGCGGAGTTTCCCCTCGGTTGCTTCGTGGCCGTCACCGGCGTGTCCGGCTCGGGCAAGTCCACGCTGGTGACGGACATTCTGCAGAAGGCGCTCTCCCGTCACTTCTTCCGGGCGCGGGTGCTGCCGGGGCTCCACACGCGCATCACGGGACTCGATCATCTCGACAAGATCATCGACATCGACCAGAGTCCCATTGGCCGCACGCCGCGCTCGAATCCGGCCACCTACACGGGGGTCTTCACGCCGGTGCGCGAGCTGTTTGCGGAGTTGCCCGAGGCCAAGATCCGCGGCTACGGCCCGGGTCGATTCTCCTTCAACGTGAAGGGCGGGCGTTGCGAGGCGTGCCAGGGTGACGGACTCGTGAAGATCGAGATGCACTTCCTCCCCGACGTGTTCGTGCCGTGTGACGTGTGCAAGGGGAAGCGCTTTAACCGCGAAACGCTTGAGGTGCGCTTCCGCGGGTTGAGCATTGCCGAGGTGCTCGACCTCACCGTGGAGGATGCGTGCGGTGTGTTCGAGCATCAGCCGCGCATCGTGCAGAAGCTCGAGACGCTGCGCGACGTGGGACTCGGGTACATCCATCTCGGGCAAAGCGCGACGACGCTCTCCGGCGGCGAAGCGCAGCGCGTGAAGCTCGCCACGGAACTGTCGAAGCGGGACACGGGGCGCACCCTGTACATCCTCGATGAGCCCACGACCGGGTTGCACTTCGAGGACGTGCGCGTACTGCTCGACGTGCTGCACAAGCTGGTGGACCGCGGCAACACGATTCTGGTGATCGAGCACAACCTCGACGTCATCAAGACCGCCGATTGGCTGGTGGACCTCGGACCCGAAGGTGGCGTGCGGGGTGGAACCATTGTGGCGCAGGGCACGCCGGAGGAGGTCGCGCGCGTGCCGCAGAGCCACACCGGTCGCTACCTTGCCCCCATGCTGCGCGTCTGAGGCGCGGACGCGGCGGCGGCGTCGCGACATCGCCCTCGGTCGCTACATTGCCCATCTATGGTTTCCCTTCTCGACATCATCGGCCCCGTCATGGTCGGGCCAAGCTCCAGTCACACCGCCGGCGCCTGTCGCCTGGGGCTGCTCGCGCGCTGCCTTGTGGGGGGCACGCCCGACACGGCGCACATCGAGTTGCACGGCAGCTTTGCCCGTACCGGTGAGGGGCACGGTACCGACAAGGCGCTGGTGGGTGGACTCATGGGCTTTCGCCCCGACGACGAGCGGCTGCGCACGGCGCT
This genomic stretch from Gemmatimonas sp. harbors:
- the uvrA gene encoding excinuclease ABC subunit UvrA translates to MPEPTIPSVNPPAAPASDALVVRGAREHNLRNISVTIPRDKLTVVTGLSGSGKSSLAFDTIYAEGQRRYVESLSAYARQFLGLMEKPDVDAIEGLSPAISIEQKSAGHNPRSTVGTVTEIYDYLRLLFARTGTPHCPSCGRAVQRQSPTQIAEQVLAWPDGTRLEIRAPLVQERKGEFRELFEGARKQGFVRAVVDGELIELADPPKLNRRLNHSISVVVDRLVVRTEDRGRITDSVETALRLAEGLVEVVRYDGGDPHTEMFSERYGCPTCGISMPELEPRHFSFNSPFGACESCSGLGTTRSVSEELILGDPSISILEGVILPWGEPDGYLRKVILPGLAKLLGFDLNAPWGKIPASVRTQLLYGMGDAPPRARQAVKKAVKGSAAKTAAKASETSWEGIVTHVQRRYDESSSDGVRLELDAYMVAAPCPACAGKRLRPESLAVTVHGSNLGDVVQLSVADALAFFERVPVRSAGHPGLDPGIAGPILKEVRERLRFLVDVGLDYLTLNRSAESLSGGEAQRIRLATQIGSRLVGVLYILDEPSIGLHQRDNGRLLGTLKQLRDLGNTVIVVEHDEETIREADYLIDLGPGAGKHGGEVIAAGSVQDVLDTPASITGAYLRGTRRIQVPVARRPRDAARTLTVHGARENNLKDVTAEFPLGCFVAVTGVSGSGKSTLVTDILQKALSRHFFRARVLPGLHTRITGLDHLDKIIDIDQSPIGRTPRSNPATYTGVFTPVRELFAELPEAKIRGYGPGRFSFNVKGGRCEACQGDGLVKIEMHFLPDVFVPCDVCKGKRFNRETLEVRFRGLSIAEVLDLTVEDACGVFEHQPRIVQKLETLRDVGLGYIHLGQSATTLSGGEAQRVKLATELSKRDTGRTLYILDEPTTGLHFEDVRVLLDVLHKLVDRGNTILVIEHNLDVIKTADWLVDLGPEGGVRGGTIVAQGTPEEVARVPQSHTGRYLAPMLRV